Part of the Methanobacterium sp. genome, TTATGGATAATGCAGTGAATATTTTGTTAGTAGAAGATAATTCTGCTGATGCACGATTAATAGGGGAAGTTTTCAAAGATACTAATGTAGAAAACAAAATACATATAGTAAAAGATGGCATAGAAGCCATGGATTTTTTAAATAAAAAAAATAGTTATTCCAATGTCCCTAAGCCTGATATTATTTTACTGGATCTTAATTTACCCCGTAAGGATGGTCGTGAAGTTTTAAAGGAAGTTAAGAGTGATGAAGGTTTAAAAAGCATTCCGGTCATAATTTTAACCACATCATGTGCTGAAGAGGATTTAATCAGAACTTACAGAAATTATGCAAATTGTTACATAACTAAACCAGTTGATTTTAATGAGCTTTTGAATGTTATAACAGCAATTGAAGATTTCTGGCTTAAAATTGTTAAACTACCATAATCTGATTAGGAGTTGGTTAAATTAGAGAAGATAAGCTGATAAAGGTTTTAATAATTGAAGACAACCCTCAGGATTTAAGGTTAATAAAAGAGATGTTGGGTGAGGTTAATAATCCTTCATTTGAACTAACCAGTGCTGATAGGCTTGAAAATGGATTAAAAGATCTTTTAAACTATGTTTTTGATATACTGCTCCTTGATTTAAGTCTTCCAGATAGTACTGGGTTAAATACTTTTTTAAGCATCTATGAACAGGCGCCTGAGATACCTGTAGTAATATTAAGCGGATTTGATGATGAAGAAACTGCGGTAATGGCTGTCAGGGAAGGTGCACAGGACTATCTGGTTAAAGGTCAGGTTAACAGCCCCCTGCTTTCAAGGTCAATATCATATGCCATTGAACGTAAATCAATAGAAGATGAACTGATACGACACCGTTACTATTTAAATGAGCTTGTTGAGAAAAGAACTGAAGAACTGGAAGAAGCCAATATCTGTCTTCAAGAGGAGGTAAAAGAAAAGGAAATATTAATTGAGGAAATATACAGGCGAATACAGTTCACTTTACAGATTATCACCGGCATTATGGGCATGACTCCTTCAATTTCCAGTGATGAAGACTTAAATGAGCTGAACATTAAAAGTCAGACCCGAGTAAATGCAATAATGAAACTTAATGAAATTTTAGATGAATCTGAAGATTTTGCACTGGTTAATTTTTACAGATATACAGATGATCTTTTGAAATATTTATTTGACATTTATGGACTCCCTGAAAATCAATTTAAGGCATATTTAGACATGAAAGGAGCATTAATTGACATAAACACGGCAATACCATTAGGAATCATTTTAAATGAGCTTTTATCAGATAAATTAAAGGATCAGTTTGAAGAATGTGTTATTTACATAAGCTTGAAGTCTTATAATGGAAATATAAAGTTAAAAATAAGTTATCATGGTGCCTGTAAAGAGAAAATTAATGATAATGAGGATAAATCACATTTACAGTTAATTGAAGCATTACTTAGACAGTTCAATGGTTCAATAGATCTGGCTGAAGATGAAAGTGAAGTTAATATAATTTTAAATCAGGTAAAGCTATAAATTGAAGGCATAAAGGAGGTGAAAGTAAGAAAAATTAAAAAAGATATTAAACATACCTTCACCTGAGACTTTTAAGTCCTATCTTAACATGAGTTTCACATACAGATAAAATTTTAGCCATCTAAATGTGAACCATTTCACAGCTTGAGAAATTTTTTAAGTAGTATTTTTTAAAAAGGTAGAAATAAAGAAAGCTGATCCTAAAACCAGCACTATAGTTGCTCCTGAAGCAAGGTTAAAGATGTAAGAAAGCCAGAGACCTGAAGTAGTAAGAATGACGCCTAAAATTACTGAAAGAATCATGATATTTTCCATTTTAGATGTGATCTGTTTACTTACTGCTGCGGGAATGCTTAAAAGTGCAATTACAAGTATAACTCCCACAACTTTGATTAATACAACCACACTGAGGGCTACAATACATAAAAGAAGGATATAAACAAATTCTACAGGTACTCCTACCACTCTTGAAAATTCCTGGTCAAATGAAACAGCAAGAAATTCCCTGTAGAATAAAAGCACAGTGAAAATGATTATAAAGTCTAAAATAAGCATTAAAACAAGATCTGAAGAGGGAACAGTTAATATGTTACCAAATAAGTAACTGAAAAGGTCTGGAGCATATCCTGGAGTTAAGTTAATAAATATTACTCCTATAGCCATTCCAACGCTCCATAAAATACCGATAGCTGTATCTTCACTTATTTTTACTTTTTCGTTAATTAGCCCGATTCCCACTGCTGAAAGGACGCTGAATGGAATTGCTGCAACAATTGGGTTAATACCTATAAAAAAACCTAAACCAATGCCTCCAAATGCAGCATGGGAGATTGCACCGCTTATGGATACTATTTTTTTTACCACAACGTATGATCCTACAATACCGCAGGCAACACTAACTAAGACGGCTGCTATCAATGCATTCTGTATAAATCCATATTGGAGAAACTCCAGCACAATCAAACCCGCCAGATATCAATGCTCTTTAAATACTCTATGTGGGATTCCATGCCCAATT contains:
- a CDS encoding response regulator encodes the protein MEDNPQDLRLIKEMLGEVNNPSFELTSADRLENGLKDLLNYVFDILLLDLSLPDSTGLNTFLSIYEQAPEIPVVILSGFDDEETAVMAVREGAQDYLVKGQVNSPLLSRSISYAIERKSIEDELIRHRYYLNELVEKRTEELEEANICLQEEVKEKEILIEEIYRRIQFTLQIITGIMGMTPSISSDEDLNELNIKSQTRVNAIMKLNEILDESEDFALVNFYRYTDDLLKYLFDIYGLPENQFKAYLDMKGALIDINTAIPLGIILNELLSDKLKDQFEECVIYISLKSYNGNIKLKISYHGACKEKINDNEDKSHLQLIEALLRQFNGSIDLAEDESEVNIILNQVKL
- a CDS encoding iron chelate uptake ABC transporter family permease subunit, giving the protein MLEFLQYGFIQNALIAAVLVSVACGIVGSYVVVKKIVSISGAISHAAFGGIGLGFFIGINPIVAAIPFSVLSAVGIGLINEKVKISEDTAIGILWSVGMAIGVIFINLTPGYAPDLFSYLFGNILTVPSSDLVLMLILDFIIIFTVLLFYREFLAVSFDQEFSRVVGVPVEFVYILLLCIVALSVVVLIKVVGVILVIALLSIPAAVSKQITSKMENIMILSVILGVILTTSGLWLSYIFNLASGATIVLVLGSAFFISTFLKNTT
- a CDS encoding response regulator, translated to MDNAVNILLVEDNSADARLIGEVFKDTNVENKIHIVKDGIEAMDFLNKKNSYSNVPKPDIILLDLNLPRKDGREVLKEVKSDEGLKSIPVIILTTSCAEEDLIRTYRNYANCYITKPVDFNELLNVITAIEDFWLKIVKLP